A single window of Helicobacter pylori NCTC 11637 = CCUG 17874 = ATCC 43504 = JCM 12093 DNA harbors:
- the cag4 gene encoding VirB1 family T4SS lytic transglycosylase Cag4 encodes MFEKWIGLTLFLNSLAYPCQKVTITFKQYENLTQIRQKGCDNEVVCRTLISIALLESSLGLNNKREISLKDTSYSMFHITLNTAKKFYPTYSKTLLKFKLLNDVGFAIQLAKQILKENFDYYKQKYPNKSVYQLVEMAIGAYNGGMKHNPNGAYVKKFRCIYSQVRYNE; translated from the coding sequence TTGTTTGAGAAATGGATTGGTCTGACTTTATTTCTTAATTCTTTAGCCTATCCATGCCAAAAGGTAACCATCACTTTCAAGCAATACGAAAATCTCACTCAAATCCGTCAAAAAGGCTGCGACAATGAAGTGGTGTGCAGAACGCTCATTTCTATCGCTTTATTAGAAAGCTCTCTAGGGTTGAACAACAAGCGCGAAATTTCCCTAAAAGACACTTCCTATTCCATGTTTCACATCACCTTAAACACCGCTAAAAAATTCTATCCCACCTATTCTAAAACGCTTCTCAAGTTCAAATTGCTCAATGATGTGGGGTTTGCGATCCAATTAGCCAAACAAATTTTAAAAGAAAATTTTGACTACTACAAACAAAAATATCCCAACAAAAGCGTGTATCAATTGGTAGAAATGGCAATAGGCGCTTACAATGGGGGAATGAAACACAACCCTAATGGCGCTTATGTGAAGAAGTTTCGTTGCATTTATTCTCAAGTGCGATACAACGAATAA
- the cag3 gene encoding type IV secretion system outer membrane cap subunit Cag3 — MFRKLATAVSLIGLLTSNTLYAKEISEADKVIKATKETKETKKEAKRLKKEAKQHQQIPDNKKPQYASVDDTKTQALFDIYDTLNVNDKSFGDWFGNSALKDKTYLYAMDLLDYNNYLSIENPIIKTRAMGTYADLIIITGSLEQVNGYYNILKALNKRNAKFVLKINENMPYAQATFLRVPKRSDPNAHTLDKGAAIDENKLFEQQKRAYFNYANDVICRPNDEVCSPLRDEMVAMPTSDSTTQKPNIIAPYSLYRLKETNNANEAQPSPYATQTAPENSKEKLIEELIANSQLIANEEEREKKLLSEKEKQEAELAKYKLKDLENQKKLKALEAELKKKNAKKPRVVEVPISPKISNSDETMRVVKEKENYNGLLVDKETTIKRSYEGTLISENSYSKKSPINPNDLRSLEEEIKSYYIKSNGLCYANGISLYAKIKNDPYKEGMLCGYESVQNLLSPLKDKLKYDKQKLQKALLKDSK, encoded by the coding sequence ATGTTTAGAAAACTAGCAACCGCTGTATCGCTCATAGGCTTACTAACCTCTAACACTCTTTATGCTAAAGAAATAAGTGAAGCCGATAAGGTCATTAAGGCCACTAAAGAAACTAAAGAGACCAAGAAAGAAGCTAAACGACTCAAAAAAGAAGCTAAACAGCACCAACAGATCCCTGATAATAAGAAACCTCAATATGCCTCTGTTGATGACACAAAAACTCAAGCGCTGTTTGATATATACGACACCTTGAATGTGAATGACAAAAGCTTTGGGGATTGGTTTGGTAATAGCGCTTTGAAAGACAAAACCTATCTCTACGCTATGGATCTATTGGATTACAACAACTATTTATCCATAGAAAACCCCATTATCAAAACAAGAGCGATGGGGACTTATGCGGATCTCATTATCATCACAGGCTCACTAGAACAAGTCAATGGGTATTACAACATTCTCAAAGCGCTCAACAAACGAAACGCTAAGTTTGTCCTAAAAATCAATGAGAACATGCCTTATGCCCAAGCGACTTTTTTACGAGTGCCAAAAAGAAGCGATCCTAATGCCCACACGCTTGATAAGGGAGCGGCAATTGATGAGAACAAGCTTTTTGAACAACAAAAACGTGCGTATTTCAACTACGCCAACGATGTGATCTGTAGACCCAATGATGAAGTGTGTTCGCCCCTAAGAGATGAGATGGTCGCTATGCCCACTAGCGATAGCACTACTCAAAAACCCAATATCATTGCTCCCTATAGCTTGTATAGACTAAAAGAGACAAATAACGCCAATGAGGCCCAACCATCACCTTATGCCACTCAAACCGCTCCTGAAAACAGCAAAGAGAAGCTCATAGAAGAGCTAATCGCTAACTCCCAACTCATAGCCAATGAAGAAGAGAGGGAAAAGAAACTCTTATCAGAAAAAGAAAAACAAGAGGCTGAATTGGCTAAATACAAGCTCAAAGACTTAGAAAATCAAAAGAAACTAAAAGCTTTAGAAGCAGAGTTGAAAAAGAAAAATGCTAAGAAACCTAGAGTAGTGGAAGTGCCTATTTCTCCTAAAATAAGTAATTCTGATGAAACAATGAGAGTTGTCAAAGAAAAAGAAAACTACAATGGGTTATTAGTGGATAAAGAGACCACGATCAAAAGAAGCTATGAGGGGACTTTGATCAGTGAAAATTCTTACAGCAAAAAATCGCCTATCAACCCTAATGACTTGAGGAGCTTAGAAGAAGAAATCAAAAGCTACTACATCAAGTCTAACGGCTTGTGTTACGCTAATGGCATCAGCCTCTATGCAAAAATCAAAAACGACCCCTATAAAGAGGGAATGCTGTGTGGTTATGAGAGCGTTCAAAATCTGCTCTCACCTCTAAAGGACAAGCTCAAATACGACAAGCAAAAGTTACAAAAAGCGTTACTGAAAGATTCAAAGTAA
- a CDS encoding cag pathogenicity island protein yields the protein MIQRGLSSVSFYYGCSNYVNKGGCKGVLREINGSMKMVCLASVKANIKENSFFLGCKNYLKCKWTASVDSQDPKYPKCNGLMKRKKNFKNNEFFTAALLTLNAREFCLYINSEKKGN from the coding sequence ATGATACAAAGAGGATTGAGTAGTGTCTCATTTTATTATGGTTGCTCTAATTATGTAAATAAAGGCGGCTGTAAGGGCGTTTTACGAGAAATAAATGGCTCAATGAAAATGGTTTGCTTGGCTAGTGTAAAAGCTAATATTAAAGAAAATTCTTTTTTCTTAGGGTGTAAAAATTATCTTAAGTGCAAATGGACCGCTAGCGTGGATTCACAAGATCCTAAATATCCCAAATGCAATGGATTGATGAAAAGAAAAAAGAATTTCAAAAACAATGAGTTTTTTACAGCTGCATTACTTACCTTAAATGCAAGGGAATTTTGTCTCTATATCAATTCTGAAAAAAAAGGAAACTAA
- the cag1 gene encoding cag pathogenicity island protein Cag1, protein MADTINTTEATHETKKPNAFVNFFKNSLTDKRYDALGLIGAGVLCCVLSGAMGIVGIIFVAIGIFLSFSNINLVKLIEKLSKKQSKAPTTVNNETQKSQATSVTNEPTEAKETKD, encoded by the coding sequence ATGGCTGACACAATCAATACAACTGAAGCAACTCATGAAACAAAAAAACCAAACGCTTTTGTAAATTTTTTCAAAAACAGTTTGACTGACAAGCGTTATGATGCATTAGGTCTCATTGGAGCAGGGGTTTTATGTTGTGTCTTGAGCGGTGCTATGGGGATTGTTGGGATAATCTTTGTCGCAATAGGAATCTTTTTGTCTTTTTCTAATATCAACTTAGTGAAATTAATTGAAAAATTGTCCAAAAAACAATCTAAAGCGCCAACAACTGTCAATAACGAAACCCAAAAATCTCAAGCAACAAGCGTTACCAACGAACCAACTGAAGCCAAAGAGACTAAAGATTGA
- a CDS encoding tetratricopeptide repeat protein — MFEDFYRTTFSFLKPFLLLLGLLLSFSLCMADEYISISDDWDERARNQWDEIARNHKTYYFENGLDHFNQGQYKQAFKDFKLAQEYSIGLGSVYLAKMYLEGKGVKLDYKKAQFYAQNAIKGYGSGLLGGALILGRMQAEGLGMKKDLKQALKTYRHVVRMFSNKSTNYFANNFRLPNLVFTSMLIGSRFIDLSGLSANPIKFGKKFGILVKKSTQIKDNTLLWEDIAEISSNIILLKQQMGEILYRIGIAYKEGLGVRKQKNRAKKFLQKSAEFGYEKAMEAL; from the coding sequence ATGTTTGAAGATTTTTATCGCACCACTTTCTCTTTTTTAAAGCCTTTCTTGCTTTTATTGGGTTTATTGTTGTCATTTTCGCTTTGTATGGCTGATGAATATATTAGCATAAGTGATGATTGGGATGAAAGGGCGCGAAATCAGTGGGATGAAATTGCGCGAAATCATAAGACATATTATTTTGAAAATGGTTTAGACCATTTTAATCAAGGCCAATACAAACAAGCCTTTAAAGATTTTAAATTGGCGCAAGAATACAGCATCGGGCTTGGCAGCGTTTATTTAGCCAAAATGTATTTGGAGGGAAAGGGCGTGAAATTGGATTACAAAAAAGCGCAATTCTATGCACAAAACGCTATCAAAGGGTATGGGAGCGGGTTGTTAGGGGGCGCTCTTATTTTAGGACGCATGCAAGCAGAAGGTTTAGGGATGAAAAAGGATTTGAAACAAGCGCTTAAGACTTACAGGCATGTGGTTCGCATGTTTTCTAATAAAAGCACAAATTATTTTGCTAACAATTTTAGATTACCAAACCTTGTGTTCACTAGTATGCTTATTGGATCGCGATTCATTGATCTTTCAGGTTTGAGCGCAAATCCTATAAAATTTGGAAAGAAGTTTGGAATACTTGTTAAGAAATCCACTCAAATCAAAGATAATACACTTCTTTGGGAAGATATTGCTGAAATTTCAAGCAATATTATTTTACTCAAACAACAAATGGGAGAGATCCTTTATAGGATTGGGATCGCTTATAAAGAAGGGCTTGGCGTTAGAAAACAAAAAAATAGGGCTAAAAAATTCTTGCAAAAATCCGCAGAATTTGGCTATGAAAAAGCCATGGAAGCTCTGTAG
- the glnA gene encoding type I glutamate--ammonia ligase: protein MIVRTQNSESKIKEFFEFCKENEVEFVDFRFSDIKGTWNHIAYSFGALTHGMFKEGIPFDASCFKGWQGIEHSDMILTPDLVRYFIDPFSADVSVVVFCDVYDVYKNQPYEKCPRSIAKKALQHLKDSGLGDVAYFGAESEFFIFDSIKIKDASNSQYYEVDSEEGEWNRDRSFENGVNFGHRPGKQGGYMPVPPTDTMMDIRTEIVKVLNQVGLETFVVHHEVAQAQGEVGVKFGDLVEAADNVQKLKYVVKMVAHLNGKTATFMPKPLYGDNGSGMHTHVSVWKNNENLFSGETYKGLSGLALHFLGGVLRHARGLAAFTNASTNSYKRLIPGYEAPSILTYSANNRSASVRIPYGISKNSARFEFRFPDSSSNPYLAFAAILMAGMDGVKNKIDPGEAMDINLFKLTLDEIREKGIKQMPHTLRRSLEEMLADKQYLKEGQVFSEEFIQAYQSLKFNAEVFPWESKPHPFEFITTYSC, encoded by the coding sequence ATGATAGTAAGAACTCAAAATAGTGAAAGCAAGATCAAAGAATTTTTTGAATTTTGCAAAGAAAATGAAGTGGAATTTGTGGATTTTAGATTCAGCGATATTAAAGGCACTTGGAATCACATCGCTTATTCTTTTGGGGCTTTAACGCATGGCATGTTTAAAGAGGGGATTCCTTTTGATGCGAGTTGTTTTAAGGGCTGGCAAGGCATTGAACACTCCGATATGATTTTAACCCCCGATTTGGTGCGTTATTTCATTGATCCTTTTAGCGCAGATGTGAGCGTGGTCGTGTTTTGCGATGTGTATGATGTGTATAAAAACCAGCCTTATGAAAAATGCCCCAGAAGTATCGCTAAAAAAGCCTTACAGCATTTAAAAGATTCAGGTTTGGGCGATGTGGCTTATTTTGGTGCGGAGAGCGAATTTTTCATCTTTGATTCCATTAAAATTAAAGACGCTTCCAATTCCCAATACTACGAAGTGGATAGCGAAGAAGGCGAATGGAATCGGGATAGGAGCTTTGAAAATGGCGTGAATTTTGGGCATAGACCGGGCAAGCAAGGGGGCTATATGCCTGTGCCGCCAACGGATACGATGATGGATATTCGCACTGAAATTGTGAAAGTCTTAAACCAAGTGGGGTTAGAAACTTTTGTCGTCCATCATGAAGTCGCGCAAGCGCAAGGCGAAGTGGGCGTGAAATTTGGGGATTTAGTGGAAGCCGCTGACAATGTCCAAAAACTCAAATATGTGGTTAAAATGGTCGCTCATTTAAACGGCAAAACCGCCACTTTCATGCCAAAACCTTTATACGGGGATAACGGGAGCGGGATGCACACCCATGTGAGCGTTTGGAAAAACAACGAAAACCTTTTTAGCGGCGAAACTTATAAGGGCTTGAGTGGGTTAGCGTTGCATTTTTTAGGGGGTGTGTTGCGTCACGCTAGAGGGTTAGCCGCTTTCACTAACGCTTCCACTAATTCTTACAAACGCCTAATTCCAGGCTATGAAGCCCCATCTATTTTAACTTATTCAGCTAACAACAGGAGTGCGAGCGTGCGTATCCCTTATGGGATTTCTAAAAACAGTGCGAGGTTTGAATTCAGATTCCCGGACAGCTCATCAAACCCCTACTTGGCTTTTGCAGCGATTTTAATGGCGGGTATGGATGGCGTTAAAAATAAGATCGATCCCGGCGAAGCGATGGATATTAACCTTTTCAAATTGACTTTAGATGAAATCAGAGAAAAGGGTATCAAACAAATGCCCCACACTTTAAGGCGATCGTTAGAAGAAATGCTAGCCGATAAGCAGTATTTAAAAGAGGGTCAGGTCTTTAGCGAAGAATTTATTCAAGCTTATCAGTCCCTTAAATTCAACGCTGAAGTGTTCCCATGGGAGAGCAAACCCCATCCTTTTGAATTTATCACCACTTATTCATGCTAA
- the rplI gene encoding 50S ribosomal protein L9 yields the protein MKVLLLEDVKNLGKAGEVCEVKDGYGNNFLIANKKAKLATNEVINKYKAEVKKKAEKEALEKAQKLQMVETLQTITLTIHKKVGANGSLFGAITKEEITERLKEQHASLDLDKKDIELKHPIKSTGIYEIEVKLGFGVVGAFKIDVVAE from the coding sequence ATGAAGGTTCTATTACTAGAAGATGTGAAAAATTTAGGCAAAGCGGGTGAAGTGTGCGAGGTTAAAGATGGCTATGGGAATAACTTTTTAATCGCTAACAAAAAAGCCAAACTCGCTACTAACGAAGTGATTAACAAATACAAAGCCGAAGTTAAAAAGAAAGCGGAAAAAGAAGCCCTAGAAAAGGCGCAAAAATTGCAAATGGTAGAAACCTTACAAACCATCACGCTGACTATCCATAAAAAAGTCGGTGCGAACGGCTCTTTATTTGGAGCGATCACTAAGGAAGAGATCACAGAGCGTTTGAAAGAACAGCATGCGAGTTTGGATTTAGATAAAAAAGACATTGAACTCAAACACCCGATTAAAAGCACAGGGATTTATGAGATTGAAGTCAAGCTTGGATTTGGGGTTGTGGGTGCGTTTAAAATTGATGTTGTGGCTGAGTAG
- the hslV gene encoding ATP-dependent protease subunit HslV, producing MFEATTILGYRGEMGGKKFAFIGGDGQVTLGNCVVKANATKIRSLYHNQVLSGFAGSTADAFSLFDMFERILESKKGDLFKSVVDFSKEWRKDKYLRRLEAMMIVLNLDHIFILSGTGDVLEAEDNKIAAIGSGGNYALSAARALDHFAHLEPRKLVEESLKIAGDLCIYTNTNIKILEL from the coding sequence ATGTTTGAAGCGACGACGATTCTAGGCTATAGAGGGGAGATGGGGGGCAAGAAGTTTGCGTTCATTGGAGGCGATGGGCAGGTAACTTTAGGCAATTGTGTAGTCAAAGCCAATGCGACAAAAATCAGAAGCTTGTATCACAACCAGGTTTTAAGCGGGTTTGCCGGGAGCACGGCGGACGCTTTTAGCTTGTTTGATATGTTTGAACGCATTTTAGAGAGCAAAAAAGGGGATTTGTTTAAAAGCGTGGTGGATTTCAGCAAAGAATGGCGCAAGGACAAGTATTTACGCCGACTAGAAGCGATGATGATCGTTTTAAATTTGGATCACATTTTCATTTTGAGCGGCACGGGCGATGTTTTAGAAGCTGAAGACAATAAGATCGCTGCTATTGGGAGTGGGGGGAATTACGCCTTAAGCGCGGCTAGGGCTTTAGATCATTTCGCTCATTTAGAGCCTAGAAAACTTGTAGAAGAGTCCTTAAAAATCGCAGGGGATCTTTGCATTTACACCAACACGAATATTAAAATTTTGGAGCTTTAA
- the hslU gene encoding HslU--HslV peptidase ATPase subunit, whose protein sequence is MSKLNMTSREIVAYLDEYIIGQKEAKKSIAIAFRNRYRRLQLEKSLQEEITPKNILMIGSTGVGKTEIARRIAKIMELPFVKVEASKYTEVGFVGRDVESMVRDLVNNSVLLVENEHKEKLKDKIEEAVIEKIAKKLLPPLPNGVSEEKKQEYANSLLKMQQRIAQGELDSKEIEIEVRKKSIEIDSNVPPEILRVQENVIKFFHKEQDKVKKTLSVKEAKEALKAEISDTLLDSEAIKMEGLKRAESSGVIFIDEIDKIAVSSKEGSRQDPSKEGVQRDLLPIVEGSVVNTKYGSIKTEHILFIAAGAFHLSKPSDLIPELQGRFPLRVELENLTEEIMYMILTQTKTSIIKQYQALLKVEGVEIAFEDDAIKELAKLSYNANQKSEDIGARRLHTTIEKVLEDISFEAEDYSGQNITITKELVQSKLEDLVADENLVKYIL, encoded by the coding sequence ATGTCTAAATTGAATATGACCTCACGAGAAATTGTCGCTTATTTAGATGAATACATCATTGGGCAAAAGGAAGCTAAAAAGTCTATCGCTATCGCTTTTAGGAATCGTTACAGGCGTTTGCAACTGGAAAAATCCTTACAAGAAGAAATCACGCCTAAAAACATTTTAATGATTGGTTCTACTGGCGTGGGTAAGACTGAAATCGCAAGACGAATAGCAAAAATCATGGAACTCCCCTTTGTGAAAGTGGAAGCGAGCAAATACACAGAAGTGGGTTTTGTGGGGCGCGATGTGGAGTCTATGGTAAGGGATTTAGTCAATAACAGCGTGCTTTTAGTGGAAAATGAGCATAAAGAAAAATTAAAAGACAAGATTGAAGAAGCGGTTATAGAAAAAATCGCTAAAAAACTCCTACCCCCCTTGCCTAATGGCGTGAGCGAAGAAAAAAAACAAGAATACGCTAACAGCCTTTTAAAAATGCAACAAAGAATCGCGCAAGGCGAGTTGGATAGTAAAGAAATTGAAATTGAAGTGCGTAAAAAAAGCATAGAGATTGATTCTAATGTGCCGCCTGAAATTTTAAGGGTTCAAGAAAATGTGATTAAGTTTTTCCATAAAGAACAGGATAAAGTCAAAAAAACTTTAAGCGTTAAAGAGGCTAAAGAAGCCCTAAAAGCAGAAATCAGCGACACGCTTTTAGACAGCGAAGCCATTAAAATGGAAGGTTTGAAGCGCGCGGAAAGTTCAGGGGTGATTTTTATTGATGAAATTGATAAGATCGCTGTAAGCTCTAAAGAAGGAAGCCGTCAAGATCCCAGTAAAGAGGGGGTTCAAAGGGATTTGTTGCCGATTGTAGAGGGGAGCGTGGTGAATACGAAGTATGGTTCTATTAAAACAGAGCATATTTTATTCATTGCAGCAGGGGCGTTTCATCTTTCTAAACCAAGCGATTTGATCCCTGAATTGCAGGGGCGTTTCCCTTTAAGGGTGGAGTTAGAAAATTTAACCGAAGAAATCATGTATATGATTTTAACCCAAACTAAGACCTCTATCATCAAGCAATACCAAGCCCTTTTAAAAGTGGAGGGCGTAGAAATTGCGTTTGAAGACGATGCGATCAAAGAGTTAGCCAAACTTTCTTATAACGCCAATCAAAAAAGCGAAGATATAGGCGCTAGAAGGTTGCACACCACCATTGAAAAAGTGCTAGAAGACATTAGTTTTGAAGCGGAGGATTATTCGGGGCAAAATATTACTATCACTAAAGAATTGGTTCAATCCAAGCTAGAGGATTTAGTGGCTGATGAAAATTTGGTGAAGTATATTTTATGA
- the era gene encoding GTPase Era — protein MKTKAGFVALMGKPNAGKSTLLNTLLNAHLALVSHKANATRKLMKCIVPFKDKEGYENQIIFLDTPGLHHQEKLLNQCMLSQALKAMGDAELCVFLASVHDDLKGYEEFLSLCQKPHILALSKIDTATHKQVLQKLQEYQQYDSQFLALVPLSAKKSQNLNAFLECISKHLSPSAWLFEKDLMSDEKMRDIYKEIIRESLFDFLSDEIPYESDVMIDKFIEEERIDKVYAHIIVEKESQKKIVIGKNGVNIKRIGTNARLKMQEVGEKKVFLNLQVIAQKSWSKEEKSLQKLGYIHKRGMD, from the coding sequence ATGAAAACTAAGGCGGGCTTTGTAGCTCTCATGGGCAAACCAAACGCTGGAAAAAGCACTCTTTTAAACACTTTATTAAACGCTCATTTAGCCCTTGTTTCGCATAAGGCTAATGCGACCAGAAAATTGATGAAATGCATCGTGCCTTTCAAAGATAAAGAAGGGTATGAGAACCAAATCATTTTTTTAGACACACCAGGGCTCCATCATCAAGAAAAATTACTCAACCAGTGCATGCTCTCACAGGCTTTAAAAGCGATGGGCGATGCTGAATTGTGCGTTTTTTTAGCTTCTGTGCATGATGATTTAAAAGGCTATGAAGAGTTTTTGAGTTTGTGCCAAAAACCCCATATCTTGGCTTTGAGTAAGATTGACACAGCCACGCATAAGCAAGTTTTGCAAAAATTACAAGAGTATCAACAATACGATTCGCAATTTTTAGCCCTAGTGCCTTTGAGCGCGAAAAAATCTCAAAATTTAAACGCGTTTTTAGAATGCATCAGCAAGCATTTAAGCCCTAGTGCATGGCTTTTTGAAAAGGATTTGATGAGCGATGAAAAAATGCGCGATATTTATAAGGAAATCATTAGGGAGAGTTTGTTTGATTTTTTGAGCGATGAAATCCCTTATGAAAGCGATGTGATGATTGATAAATTTATAGAAGAAGAACGCATAGACAAGGTGTATGCGCATATTATCGTAGAAAAAGAAAGCCAAAAAAAGATCGTGATAGGCAAAAACGGGGTGAATATCAAACGCATCGGGACTAACGCGCGATTAAAAATGCAAGAAGTGGGCGAAAAAAAGGTTTTTTTAAACTTGCAAGTGATCGCTCAAAAATCATGGAGCAAGGAAGAAAAGAGCTTGCAAAAACTGGGCTATATCCATAAAAGGGGTATGGATTGA
- the csd6 gene encoding cell shape-determining L,D-carboxypeptidase Csd6 gives MKKVLPALLMGFVGLNADERLLEIMRLYQKQGLEVVGQKLDSYLADKSFWTEELQNKDTDFGYYQNKQFLFVADKSKPSLEFYEIDNNMLKKINSSKALVGSKKGDKTLEGDLATPIGVYRITQKLERLDQYYGVLAFVTNYPNLYDTLKKRTGHGIWVHGMPLNGDRNELNTKGCIAIENPLLSSYDKILKGEKAFLITYEDKFFPSTKEELSMVLSSLFQWKEAWARGDFERYMRFYNPNFTRYDGMKFNAFKEYKKRVFAKNEKKNIAFSSINVIPYPNSQNKRLFYVAFDQDYKAYQQNKLSYSSNSQKELYVEIENNQVSIIMEK, from the coding sequence TTGAAAAAGGTATTACCGGCTTTATTAATGGGGTTTGTGGGCTTGAATGCTGATGAGCGTTTGTTAGAAATCATGCGTCTTTATCAAAAGCAAGGCTTGGAAGTGGTGGGTCAAAAGCTAGATTCTTATTTAGCGGATAAATCTTTCTGGACAGAAGAGCTTCAAAACAAGGACACGGATTTTGGCTATTATCAAAACAAGCAGTTTTTATTTGTGGCGGATAAATCCAAGCCTAGTTTAGAGTTTTATGAAATAGACAACAACATGCTTAAAAAAATCAACAGCTCTAAAGCCCTTGTAGGCTCTAAAAAGGGCGATAAAACTTTAGAGGGCGATTTGGCCACGCCTATTGGAGTGTATCGTATCACGCAGAAATTAGAGCGCTTGGATCAATATTATGGCGTCTTGGCTTTTGTAACGAATTACCCTAATTTGTATGACACCTTGAAAAAACGCACCGGGCATGGCATTTGGGTGCATGGAATGCCTTTAAATGGCGATCGGAATGAATTGAACACCAAGGGCTGTATTGCGATTGAAAACCCGCTTTTAAGCTCTTATGATAAAATATTAAAAGGCGAAAAAGCGTTCCTCATCACCTATGAAGACAAGTTTTTCCCCAGCACCAAAGAAGAATTGAGCATGGTTTTAAGCTCCCTTTTTCAATGGAAAGAAGCTTGGGCTAGGGGCGATTTTGAACGCTACATGCGTTTTTATAACCCCAATTTCACTCGCTATGATGGCATGAAATTCAACGCTTTTAAAGAGTATAAAAAAAGGGTGTTTGCAAAAAACGAAAAAAAGAATATCGCTTTTTCTTCTATCAATGTGATCCCTTACCCCAACTCCCAGAACAAACGCTTGTTTTATGTGGCGTTTGACCAAGATTACAAAGCCTACCAGCAAAACAAGCTCTCTTATAGCTCTAATTCCCAAAAAGAACTCTATGTAGAGATTGAAAACAATCAAGTGTCTATTATAATGGAAAAATAA
- a CDS encoding MarR family transcriptional regulator yields MERIEDIGEFTLFCLHAFGDGLNLNELSQVTEIDPITIQKHLDFLVKRGFVDEKHKISAYGCNILKLHDEINKFNRTNRVVFLENAVREKIKRWRECQELTDRSYGWLIAGEDLSLQEFEELYNARKDINQVLRLLDNAKDFKDVSDEIKVRLEPKKVERFLVFKINPKVLTPTKMERKTYARAIYGEQECFIEIETLCKQL; encoded by the coding sequence TTGGAAAGAATTGAAGATATAGGGGAATTCACTTTATTTTGCTTGCATGCTTTTGGAGATGGATTAAATCTTAATGAATTATCGCAAGTTACAGAGATTGACCCTATAACCATTCAAAAACACCTGGATTTTTTAGTAAAGCGGGGTTTTGTGGATGAAAAACACAAGATTAGCGCTTATGGGTGCAACATTTTAAAATTACACGATGAAATCAACAAATTTAATCGCACAAATCGGGTGGTGTTTTTAGAAAATGCAGTGAGAGAAAAAATAAAAAGATGGCGTGAATGCCAAGAACTAACAGATCGTTCTTATGGGTGGCTCATCGCAGGAGAAGATTTGAGCCTACAAGAATTTGAAGAGCTTTATAATGCACGCAAGGATATTAATCAGGTATTGCGCTTATTGGATAATGCGAAAGACTTCAAAGATGTTTCAGATGAGATCAAGGTGCGATTAGAACCAAAGAAAGTAGAGCGGTTTTTAGTTTTTAAAATCAATCCAAAGGTGCTAACACCTACAAAGATGGAAAGGAAAACATATGCCCGTGCAATCTATGGGGAGCAAGAGTGTTTTATAGAGATAGAAACACTCTGCAAGCAACTATGA
- a CDS encoding AAA domain-containing protein: protein MFLIQGPPGAGKTTVIKEIVFQILNASHFAKVCIISQQNIAVDNVLNGLQQQSIRSIVHIGKEDKVQYENIKPYVLENWWSSYKEKIEKKIKQNSINATKNARLHHYMNKWHECIKDKDFRDIDNDIKQLLILLSRNPKYL from the coding sequence ATCTTTTTAATCCAAGGTCCACCGGGAGCGGGCAAAACAACCGTGATTAAAGAAATTGTGTTTCAAATTCTCAACGCTAGCCATTTTGCCAAAGTATGTATCATTTCTCAGCAAAATATAGCCGTGGACAATGTTTTGAACGGCTTGCAACAGCAGAGTATTAGATCAATAGTGCACATCGGTAAAGAAGATAAGGTGCAATATGAAAACATTAAGCCCTATGTTTTAGAAAACTGGTGGTCATCTTATAAAGAAAAGATAGAAAAAAAGATAAAACAGAATTCAATAAATGCAACCAAAAATGCTAGGTTGCACCACTATATGAACAAATGGCATGAGTGTATAAAAGACAAGGATTTTAGAGATATTGATAATGACATCAAACAACTTTTAATACTCCTTAGCAGAAATCCCAAATATCTTTAG